The Saccharomonospora cyanea NA-134 genome includes a region encoding these proteins:
- a CDS encoding sensor histidine kinase has translation MGNKGSLARQLLGWHLSLVFALLGCVAVYSVIQSKHNFAEDEGRALLSVAENVAATPGVRVSLADPVNRDPLPSFAESARSLSGADFVIIAGSDRTVLTSPDPSQLRNPLPLGESTVADGRSWVGEVDDSLVAHVPVMSKRGDMLGIVAAGKARPGFFEGITNRPADALVLLGIALVLGVTGSLLLAWRVKRQTLGLEPREITGLVEHRDALLHGIKEGVVGLDQQHRITLVNDHARELLALPGDCVGTAVDDLGVSGRLRDVLTGQAGGVDQIVLRAGRVLVLNRMPVSRDGRRLGAVVTLRDRTELVTLREELAASSRTTDTLRAQAHEFSNRLHTIAGLIELGEYDEVRNYVNLVSREHEEWHDQVSARIGDTAVAALLIAKASLAAEQGTGLRLTDESCLAETDDRMSADLVTVVGNLVDNALDAVRGAPHAWVEVDIRERDDAVEVVVRDSGPGVAPEIATEVFAHGFTTKAAEHGGQRGLGLALTRQACRRRGGQVELRNDGGAVFTAVLPYASAAEKVSP, from the coding sequence GTGGGTAACAAGGGGTCCCTGGCCAGGCAGCTCCTCGGATGGCACCTGTCGCTCGTGTTCGCGTTGCTCGGCTGCGTCGCCGTGTACTCCGTGATCCAGTCGAAACACAACTTCGCCGAGGACGAGGGCCGGGCGCTGCTGTCGGTGGCGGAGAACGTGGCCGCGACGCCGGGCGTGCGCGTGAGCCTCGCCGACCCCGTGAACCGCGACCCGCTGCCGAGTTTCGCCGAGAGCGCCCGAAGCCTGTCCGGCGCCGACTTCGTGATCATCGCGGGATCCGACCGGACAGTACTCACCTCGCCCGACCCCTCACAGCTACGGAACCCGCTGCCGCTCGGCGAGAGCACCGTGGCCGACGGGCGTTCGTGGGTGGGCGAGGTGGACGACTCCCTCGTCGCACACGTGCCCGTGATGAGCAAGCGGGGTGACATGCTCGGCATCGTCGCGGCGGGCAAGGCCAGACCCGGCTTCTTCGAGGGCATCACCAACCGGCCCGCCGACGCCCTCGTCCTGCTCGGCATCGCCCTCGTGCTGGGCGTGACGGGATCGCTGCTACTCGCGTGGCGGGTGAAGCGACAGACCCTCGGCCTCGAACCACGGGAGATCACCGGTCTCGTCGAACACCGGGACGCACTCCTGCACGGCATCAAGGAAGGCGTGGTGGGGCTCGACCAGCAACACCGCATCACGCTCGTCAACGACCACGCGCGGGAACTGCTCGCGTTGCCCGGCGACTGCGTCGGCACCGCCGTCGACGACCTCGGCGTCAGTGGCAGGTTGCGGGACGTGCTCACCGGGCAGGCAGGCGGCGTCGACCAGATCGTGCTGCGAGCGGGCCGGGTGCTGGTGCTCAACCGCATGCCGGTGTCACGCGACGGTCGCAGGCTCGGCGCGGTGGTGACCCTGCGCGACCGCACCGAACTCGTGACCCTGCGGGAGGAGCTGGCCGCCAGCTCGCGCACCACCGACACGTTGCGTGCGCAGGCGCACGAGTTCTCCAACCGCCTGCACACCATCGCGGGACTCATCGAGCTCGGCGAATACGACGAGGTGCGCAACTACGTGAACCTCGTGAGCAGGGAACACGAGGAATGGCACGACCAGGTGAGCGCCCGGATCGGGGACACCGCCGTCGCCGCCCTGCTCATCGCCAAGGCGAGCCTGGCGGCCGAACAGGGCACGGGCCTGCGTCTCACCGACGAGAGCTGCCTCGCCGAGACCGACGACCGCATGTCGGCCGATCTCGTGACCGTGGTCGGCAACCTCGTCGACAACGCCCTCGACGCCGTACGTGGCGCACCCCACGCCTGGGTCGAGGTCGACATCCGCGAGCGGGACGACGCCGTCGAGGTGGTGGTGCGCGACTCCGGACCCGGCGTGGCACCGGAGATCGCCACCGAGGTGTTCGCGCACGGTTTCACCACGAAGGCCGCGGAACACGGAGGGCAACGCGGCCTGGGGCTCGCGCTCACCCGGCAGGCGTGTCGCCGCCGGGGCGGGCAGGTCGAACTGCGCAACGACGGTGGTGCGGTGTTCACAGCCGTCTTGCCGTACGCCTCGGCAGCGGAGAAGGTGTCACCGTGA
- a CDS encoding tripartite tricarboxylate transporter TctB family protein, producing the protein MSAPVVNTVEGSGSGEQPSRGGWWRGRGELGLCAFLFALGVLVITDALNLSTDFAQRGPLGPKAVPVVVGTLLLLVSGLLARDVLRGGRGEAEGGEDVDLSTPTDGRTVLLLSAAFLVNAALIDFVGFPLSSALMFWGAAYALGSRNTVRDPLIAAVLSVVTWVVFNELLGVSLPGGPLMEVL; encoded by the coding sequence ATGAGCGCACCTGTGGTGAACACCGTCGAGGGTTCCGGCTCGGGCGAGCAGCCGTCCCGTGGCGGCTGGTGGCGCGGACGCGGTGAGTTGGGGCTGTGTGCCTTCCTGTTCGCGCTCGGCGTCCTGGTCATCACGGACGCCCTGAACCTGTCCACCGACTTCGCGCAGCGCGGACCGCTCGGACCGAAGGCCGTGCCCGTGGTCGTGGGCACGTTGCTGCTGCTCGTCTCCGGGTTGCTGGCCCGCGACGTGCTCCGCGGGGGCCGGGGTGAGGCCGAGGGAGGCGAGGACGTCGACCTGTCGACGCCCACGGACGGCAGGACGGTCCTGCTGCTGTCCGCCGCGTTCCTCGTCAACGCCGCGTTGATCGACTTCGTGGGATTCCCGTTGTCGTCGGCGCTGATGTTCTGGGGAGCCGCGTACGCGCTGGGCAGCCGGAACACGGTGCGTGATCCGCTCATCGCCGCGGTGCTGTCGGTGGTGACGTGGGTCGTGTTCAACGAGCTGCTGGGTGTGTCCCTGCCCGGCGGTCCACTGATGGAGGTGCTGTAG
- the arfB gene encoding alternative ribosome rescue aminoacyl-tRNA hydrolase ArfB, producing MAEHLHVDARLVIPEAELSERFSRSSGPGGQGVNTTSSRVELSFDVARSPSVPDDLRNRLLARLSGRLSHGVLTVVAGEHREQLANRRAARERLATLLRQAAAPPPRKRRPTKPTKGSQERRLASKKRRGQLKRNRKSWDD from the coding sequence ATGGCAGAGCACCTGCACGTCGACGCGCGTCTGGTGATTCCGGAGGCGGAGCTGTCGGAGCGGTTCTCGCGGTCGTCGGGCCCGGGCGGGCAGGGTGTCAACACGACGTCGTCCCGGGTGGAGTTGTCGTTCGACGTGGCACGCTCGCCATCGGTGCCCGACGACCTGCGCAATCGTTTGCTCGCGCGGCTGAGCGGCAGGTTGTCCCACGGTGTGCTCACCGTCGTGGCGGGCGAGCACCGCGAGCAGCTCGCCAACCGGCGCGCCGCGCGCGAACGGCTGGCGACGCTGCTGCGGCAGGCGGCGGCGCCCCCTCCGAGGAAGCGCCGTCCCACCAAGCCGACGAAGGGTTCGCAGGAACGCCGCCTGGCGAGCAAGAAGCGACGCGGCCAGCTCAAGCGCAACCGAAAGTCGTGGGACGACTGA
- a CDS encoding Gfo/Idh/MocA family protein: MDSPVRVGLVGAGSWARRVHAPGLADHPATTLSAVWTRRSEAAAELAEEYGATACDTFTDLLGAVDAVAFAVPPAVQAELAVTAAEAGKHLILEKPLAADLAQAERVARAVSESGVVALLVLTLRYAMRTRDWLAGLADTGGWTGGSARWLSGALLGEKYGRAAWRHEIGALGDIGPHAFDLIDAALGKITAVVAARRGPGESWHVMLEHEGGATSTVSLASRLPIMPTAIEFAVYGQHGLRLLGREPEGEAASFTALLDDFAAMIDSGVREHPCDVHRGVHLQRILEECRDRVEG; encoded by the coding sequence GTGGACTCGCCAGTGAGAGTCGGCCTCGTCGGCGCCGGATCATGGGCGCGCCGGGTACACGCGCCCGGCCTCGCCGATCACCCCGCCACCACGTTGAGCGCCGTGTGGACGCGCAGGTCCGAGGCCGCCGCCGAGTTGGCCGAGGAGTACGGGGCGACCGCCTGTGACACGTTCACCGACCTGCTCGGCGCCGTCGACGCCGTCGCCTTCGCCGTTCCGCCCGCCGTGCAGGCGGAGCTCGCCGTCACCGCGGCGGAAGCGGGCAAGCACCTGATCCTGGAGAAGCCGCTCGCCGCCGATCTGGCACAGGCCGAGCGTGTGGCCCGTGCCGTGTCCGAGTCCGGCGTGGTGGCGCTGCTCGTGTTGACACTGCGCTACGCGATGCGTACCCGTGACTGGCTGGCAGGCCTCGCCGACACCGGAGGCTGGACCGGCGGAAGCGCCCGGTGGCTCTCGGGCGCCCTGCTCGGGGAGAAGTACGGCAGAGCCGCGTGGCGGCACGAGATAGGCGCGCTCGGTGACATCGGACCGCACGCGTTCGACCTCATCGACGCGGCGCTCGGGAAGATCACGGCGGTGGTCGCGGCCCGTCGTGGTCCTGGAGAGTCGTGGCACGTCATGCTGGAACACGAGGGCGGCGCGACCAGCACGGTGAGCCTGGCGTCCCGACTGCCGATCATGCCCACGGCCATCGAGTTCGCCGTCTACGGACAACACGGCCTGCGCCTGCTCGGCAGAGAACCCGAAGGCGAGGCGGCGTCGTTCACCGCGCTGCTGGACGACTTCGCGGCGATGATCGACTCCGGCGTCCGGGAACACCCCTGTGACGTGCACAGGGGTGTTCACCTGCAACGCATCCTCGAAGAGTGCCGCGACCGCGTCGAGGGCTGA
- a CDS encoding asparaginase — MSFATGNPVLVEVVRSGFVESVHRGAMVVMAPDGTVRATLGDVDTPVFPRSSNKPFQALGMLNAGLEIDDTDLALVCASHTGEPGHVDRALAILAAAGLGEDDLHCPPDPRRAAMNCSGKHAGMLTTCVQRGWSTADYTDPDHPLQRTIADTVVELTGEKIAAVGVDGCGAPLFAFSLTGLARAFSAASRTRVGEVMRANPWLVAGTGREDTLLMLAVPGLLCKAGAEGVHAMTLPDGTTVALKTDDGASRARGPMLVAALRALGAVPGNPAARAVVDGLGRGAGLVQGAGREVGELRVTAEFEAELARQLT, encoded by the coding sequence ATGAGCTTCGCGACAGGCAATCCCGTGCTGGTCGAGGTGGTGCGGTCGGGTTTCGTGGAGAGCGTGCACCGGGGCGCCATGGTCGTCATGGCGCCGGACGGCACGGTCCGCGCCACCCTCGGTGACGTTGACACGCCGGTGTTTCCCCGGTCGTCGAACAAGCCGTTCCAGGCACTCGGGATGCTGAACGCCGGGCTGGAGATCGACGACACCGATCTCGCGCTCGTCTGCGCGTCACACACGGGAGAGCCCGGCCACGTCGACCGCGCCCTGGCGATACTGGCCGCCGCTGGGCTGGGCGAGGACGACCTGCACTGCCCACCCGACCCCCGCCGGGCCGCCATGAACTGCTCGGGCAAGCACGCCGGGATGCTCACGACCTGCGTACAGCGGGGTTGGTCGACAGCCGACTACACCGACCCCGACCACCCGTTGCAGCGCACGATCGCCGACACGGTGGTCGAGCTGACGGGCGAGAAGATCGCCGCCGTGGGCGTCGACGGTTGCGGCGCTCCCCTGTTCGCGTTCTCACTCACCGGGCTCGCGAGGGCGTTCTCCGCGGCCTCCCGCACCCGGGTCGGCGAGGTCATGCGCGCGAACCCGTGGCTCGTCGCGGGCACCGGCCGGGAGGACACGCTGCTGATGCTGGCGGTGCCGGGTCTGCTGTGCAAGGCGGGCGCGGAGGGCGTGCACGCCATGACGCTGCCGGACGGCACCACCGTGGCCCTGAAGACGGACGACGGTGCGTCACGGGCGCGGGGTCCGATGCTCGTGGCCGCGTTGCGGGCACTCGGCGCAGTACCCGGCAACCCCGCCGCCCGAGCGGTGGTCGACGGCCTCGGCCGCGGCGCCGGGCTCGTCCAGGGTGCCGGCCGGGAGGTCGGTGAACTGCGCGTGACCGCCGAGTTCGAGGCCGAGCTGGCGCGCCAGCTCACCTAG
- a CDS encoding RsiG family protein, with protein sequence MIEVRPGGRRRIDRVLAADYARDLDRLPMPTLRERRNEAAQEETDLSYLRRLLHARIDIVKAEQQRRASGGQTRVVDQLTAILADNALGPATGLGRYQKLEPSRAGEYRRRAEALVGDADLSDVTSLSDDKLAETLESYREQERSVSKRRREVQAVVDSFNAEIARRYAQGAASVDELLESERRQGPPSGEED encoded by the coding sequence GTGATCGAAGTCCGGCCCGGCGGGCGCCGTCGGATCGACCGAGTGCTGGCCGCCGACTACGCCCGCGACCTCGACCGCCTCCCGATGCCGACGTTGCGCGAACGTCGCAACGAGGCGGCGCAGGAGGAGACCGACCTGTCCTACCTGCGACGACTGCTCCACGCTCGGATCGACATCGTGAAGGCGGAACAGCAGCGCCGCGCGTCCGGCGGGCAGACGCGGGTGGTGGACCAGCTCACCGCGATCCTCGCCGACAACGCGCTGGGCCCGGCCACGGGACTGGGCCGTTACCAGAAGCTGGAGCCGTCGAGGGCGGGCGAGTACCGGCGCCGCGCGGAGGCGCTCGTGGGCGACGCCGACCTCTCCGACGTCACCTCGCTGTCGGACGACAAGCTCGCCGAGACCCTGGAGAGTTACCGGGAACAGGAGAGATCCGTCTCCAAGCGCCGACGCGAGGTCCAGGCCGTCGTAGATTCGTTCAACGCGGAGATCGCACGCCGTTACGCGCAAGGGGCGGCGTCGGTCGACGAACTGTTGGAGAGCGAACGCCGCCAGGGCCCGCCGAGCGGCGAAGAGGACTGA
- the purM gene encoding phosphoribosylformylglycinamidine cyclo-ligase, with protein sequence MSESARATYAAAGVDIDAGDEAVELLKPHAARATRPEVVGGVGGFAGLFALKAGRWTEPLLASSTDGVGTKIAVAQALDKHDTVGIDLVAMVVDDLVVTGAEPLFLQDYIAVGKVKPEKIEAIVSGIAEGCVRAGCALLGGETAEHPGMMGEHDYDLSATGVGVVEASAVLGPDLVRPGDVVIGLGSTGLHSNGYSLARHVLLDIARMPLEGHVEEFGRTLGEELLEPTRIYAKDCLALVAEAEVRTFAHITGGGLQANLERVMPHGVVAQLERHTWTPDPVFAMIAQRGRVEREEMERTFNMGVGMVVVVSPEDVDRALALLTARHLPAWVLGEVRPSDDPDGPRVTLTGDHPRF encoded by the coding sequence GTGAGCGAGTCCGCGCGCGCCACGTATGCCGCTGCCGGTGTCGACATCGACGCAGGCGACGAAGCCGTCGAGTTGCTCAAGCCACATGCCGCGAGGGCGACCCGGCCCGAGGTGGTGGGTGGTGTCGGCGGGTTCGCGGGGCTGTTCGCGCTCAAGGCGGGCCGCTGGACGGAGCCGCTGCTCGCGTCGTCCACCGACGGCGTCGGCACCAAGATCGCGGTCGCGCAGGCGTTGGACAAGCACGACACGGTGGGCATCGACCTGGTGGCGATGGTCGTGGACGACCTCGTGGTGACCGGTGCGGAGCCGCTGTTCCTGCAGGACTACATCGCGGTCGGCAAGGTGAAGCCGGAGAAGATCGAGGCGATCGTCTCGGGTATCGCCGAGGGCTGTGTGCGTGCGGGCTGCGCGCTGCTCGGTGGGGAGACCGCCGAGCATCCCGGCATGATGGGCGAGCACGACTACGACCTGTCCGCCACCGGCGTCGGCGTGGTCGAGGCGTCGGCCGTGCTCGGGCCGGACCTGGTGCGGCCGGGCGACGTCGTGATCGGGCTCGGCTCCACGGGCCTGCACTCCAACGGGTACTCGCTCGCGAGGCACGTGCTGCTCGACATCGCGCGGATGCCGTTGGAGGGGCACGTCGAGGAGTTCGGCCGCACGCTCGGTGAGGAACTGCTCGAACCCACCCGGATCTACGCGAAGGACTGCCTCGCCCTCGTGGCCGAGGCCGAGGTGCGCACGTTCGCGCACATCACGGGCGGCGGGTTGCAGGCGAACCTCGAACGGGTGATGCCGCATGGGGTCGTCGCCCAGCTCGAACGGCACACCTGGACGCCCGATCCGGTGTTCGCGATGATCGCCCAGCGTGGCCGGGTGGAACGTGAGGAGATGGAACGCACGTTCAACATGGGCGTCGGCATGGTGGTCGTCGTCTCGCCCGAGGACGTGGACCGCGCGCTGGCCCTGCTCACCGCGCGGCACCTGCCCGCGTGGGTGTTGGGTGAGGTGCGCCCGTCGGACGACCCGGACGGCCCGCGTGTCACGCTCACCGGAGACCACCCGCGTTTCTGA
- a CDS encoding response regulator has protein sequence MIRVLVVDDDFMVAKVHSGYVNRTPGFTVIGAAHSGAEALRTARQEKPDLVLLDIYLPDIDGLTVLRELRADPATVDIDVIVITAARDVDTIRGSLRGGALHYLIKPFSYAALRDQLDHVGSLHRKLARLSTRPAAAQHEVDDVFGARRPGTAPLPKGLTTQTAELVKSALTEHPEGLSATECANATRLSRPSARRYLEHFVETGQAEVRLRYGNTGRPERQYHWRE, from the coding sequence GTGATCCGGGTACTGGTGGTCGACGACGACTTCATGGTGGCGAAGGTGCACAGCGGGTACGTCAACCGCACCCCGGGCTTCACCGTGATCGGCGCGGCACACTCGGGAGCGGAGGCACTGCGCACGGCACGCCAGGAGAAACCGGACCTCGTGCTGCTCGACATCTACCTGCCCGACATCGACGGGCTCACCGTGCTGCGGGAACTGCGCGCCGACCCCGCGACCGTCGACATCGACGTCATCGTCATCACGGCCGCGCGCGACGTGGACACCATCCGAGGCTCGCTACGCGGCGGTGCCCTGCACTACCTCATCAAACCGTTCTCGTACGCGGCACTGCGCGACCAGCTCGACCACGTGGGTTCCCTGCACCGCAAACTGGCTCGGCTCTCGACGCGCCCCGCCGCCGCACAGCACGAGGTGGACGACGTGTTCGGGGCGCGACGGCCGGGCACGGCGCCACTGCCGAAGGGACTCACCACGCAGACGGCGGAGCTGGTGAAGTCCGCGCTGACCGAGCACCCGGAAGGCCTTTCGGCCACGGAGTGCGCGAACGCCACAAGGCTGTCCCGGCCCAGCGCGAGGCGGTACCTGGAGCACTTCGTCGAAACCGGCCAGGCCGAAGTGCGGCTGCGGTACGGCAACACCGGTCGCCCCGAACGGCAGTACCACTGGAGGGAGTGA
- a CDS encoding Bug family tripartite tricarboxylate transporter substrate binding protein: MRQPKTWLAVLGAALLVLLVPPLVSSGGDDAGSRIRGLRVMVPNTPGGGYDITARTAVKVLEDNDLNGPTEVFNLPGAGGTVALGRLVAERGNGKLAMSMGLGVVGSVYTNSSPSTLQDTTPIAKLTEEADIIVVGKDSPYSDVHDLLDAWKANPGGLPVGGGSSPGGPDHLAPMLTAKAIGLDPKKVNYVPFDGGGELMASVLGGKIAFGVSGIGETRDQIEAGELRALAVTSPERVPGIDAPTLQEVGVDVSFTNWRGIVAPPGLSDADRQKLIDLFTAMHGTEQWREALRVNGWSDAFSTGDEFARFLSDENDRVASVLKELGLA, from the coding sequence TTGCGCCAACCGAAGACGTGGCTCGCGGTGCTCGGCGCGGCACTGCTCGTCCTGCTGGTGCCCCCGCTCGTCTCGTCAGGCGGTGACGACGCGGGCTCGCGCATCCGGGGCCTGCGGGTGATGGTGCCCAACACGCCCGGTGGCGGCTACGACATCACGGCCCGCACCGCGGTGAAGGTGCTGGAGGACAACGATCTCAACGGGCCGACCGAGGTGTTCAACCTGCCGGGCGCGGGCGGCACCGTCGCGCTGGGCCGGCTCGTCGCCGAACGCGGCAACGGCAAGCTCGCCATGTCGATGGGGCTCGGTGTCGTCGGCTCGGTCTACACGAACTCGTCTCCCTCCACGCTGCAGGACACGACGCCCATCGCGAAGCTGACCGAGGAAGCCGACATCATCGTGGTCGGCAAGGACTCGCCCTACTCCGACGTCCACGACCTGCTGGACGCGTGGAAGGCGAACCCCGGTGGGCTTCCCGTGGGCGGGGGTTCCTCGCCAGGCGGCCCCGACCACCTCGCGCCGATGTTGACGGCCAAGGCCATCGGCCTCGACCCGAAGAAGGTCAACTACGTGCCGTTCGACGGCGGCGGTGAACTGATGGCGTCGGTGCTCGGCGGCAAGATCGCGTTCGGTGTGTCCGGCATCGGTGAGACCCGCGACCAGATCGAGGCCGGGGAGCTGCGGGCGCTGGCGGTGACGAGTCCGGAGCGGGTGCCCGGTATCGACGCGCCCACTCTGCAGGAGGTGGGGGTGGACGTCAGCTTCACCAACTGGCGCGGGATCGTCGCGCCTCCGGGGCTGTCGGACGCGGACCGGCAGAAGCTGATCGATTTGTTCACCGCGATGCACGGCACCGAGCAGTGGCGCGAGGCGTTGCGGGTCAACGGCTGGAGCGACGCGTTCTCCACCGGCGACGAGTTCGCCCGGTTCCTCTCGGACGAGAACGACCGCGTCGCCTCGGTGCTGAAGGAGTTGGGGCTGGCATGA
- a CDS encoding DUF3073 domain-containing protein gives MGRGRAKAKQTKVARELKYSVPTTDFDALQRELSGKSSNDDSREDEDRYEDPYDDGYDDYRR, from the coding sequence ATGGGGCGCGGCCGAGCTAAGGCCAAGCAGACAAAGGTGGCCCGGGAGCTCAAGTACAGCGTTCCCACCACGGACTTCGATGCACTGCAGCGTGAGCTGTCGGGCAAGTCGTCCAACGACGACAGCCGCGAGGACGAGGACCGGTACGAGGACCCGTACGACGACGGGTACGACGACTACCGCCGCTGA
- a CDS encoding tripartite tricarboxylate transporter permease has translation MDFAASLSNLLDGFGTALTPTNLLFAAIGVVLGTAIGVLPGIGPAMAVALLLPVTYGLDPTAAFIMFAGIYYGGMFGGSTTSILLNTPGESASVVTAIEGYPLAKRGRAPQALAAAAIGNFVGGLIGTIALVLLAPLVASLAVDIGAPDYFAVMVLAFVAVTSVLGRSRVRGFASLLLGLTIGLIGLDQMTGQARLTFGSLHLSDGVDVVIVAVGLFAVGEALWVAAHLRQKPEQPLTAGTPWLGREDVRRTWKPWLRGPVIGFPFGAIPAGGAEIPTFLSYVTERRLSKRKDEFGKGAIEGVAGPESTASASAAGTLTTMLTLGLPTTAVTAVMLAAFQQYGIQPGPLLFDHEGGLVWALIASLFVGLVLLLVINLPMAPLWAKLLRIPRPYLYAGILFFASVGAYSVGGQVMDLLLLFAIGVIGFVMRRFGLPVLPAIIGVILGPAAELQMRRALQISNGDLVGLVNSPMAVTVYVIVALILAWPVLRRLLPRAQDREKAPTA, from the coding sequence ATGGACTTCGCGGCATCGCTTTCGAACCTGCTCGACGGCTTCGGCACCGCCCTCACGCCGACGAACCTGCTGTTCGCCGCCATCGGCGTGGTGCTCGGCACGGCCATCGGCGTGCTGCCGGGCATCGGGCCCGCGATGGCGGTGGCCCTGCTGCTGCCCGTCACCTACGGTCTCGACCCCACGGCGGCGTTCATCATGTTCGCCGGCATCTACTACGGCGGCATGTTCGGCGGGTCGACCACGTCGATCCTGCTCAACACCCCTGGTGAGAGCGCCTCGGTGGTGACCGCCATCGAGGGGTATCCGCTCGCGAAACGCGGCCGGGCTCCACAGGCGCTCGCCGCCGCGGCCATCGGCAACTTCGTCGGCGGCCTGATCGGCACGATCGCGTTGGTGTTGCTGGCGCCCCTCGTGGCGTCGTTGGCGGTGGACATCGGGGCCCCGGACTACTTCGCGGTGATGGTGCTGGCCTTCGTCGCCGTGACCTCGGTGCTCGGCCGTTCCCGGGTGCGGGGATTCGCCTCGCTGCTCCTCGGCCTGACGATCGGGCTCATCGGTCTCGACCAGATGACCGGACAGGCGCGCCTGACGTTCGGTTCCCTGCACCTGTCCGACGGCGTCGACGTGGTGATCGTGGCGGTGGGCCTGTTCGCCGTGGGCGAGGCCCTGTGGGTGGCCGCGCACCTGCGGCAGAAGCCGGAGCAGCCGCTGACGGCGGGTACGCCGTGGCTCGGCCGGGAGGACGTGCGGCGGACCTGGAAGCCGTGGCTGCGCGGCCCGGTGATCGGGTTTCCGTTCGGGGCGATCCCGGCCGGTGGCGCGGAGATCCCGACCTTCCTGTCGTACGTCACCGAGCGGCGCCTTTCGAAGCGCAAGGACGAGTTCGGCAAGGGAGCCATCGAGGGCGTGGCGGGTCCCGAGTCCACCGCGAGTGCGTCGGCGGCGGGCACGCTGACCACCATGCTCACGCTCGGGTTGCCGACCACGGCCGTCACCGCCGTGATGCTGGCCGCGTTCCAGCAGTACGGCATCCAGCCCGGCCCGCTGCTGTTCGACCACGAGGGCGGGCTCGTGTGGGCATTGATCGCCAGCCTCTTCGTGGGACTCGTGCTGCTGCTCGTGATCAACCTGCCGATGGCGCCGTTGTGGGCGAAACTCCTGCGTATTCCCCGGCCCTACCTGTACGCGGGGATCCTGTTCTTCGCCTCCGTCGGCGCGTACTCGGTGGGCGGCCAGGTGATGGACCTGCTGCTGCTGTTCGCCATCGGGGTGATCGGCTTCGTGATGCGGCGGTTCGGGCTGCCCGTGCTGCCCGCGATCATCGGGGTGATCCTCGGCCCGGCTGCCGAGTTGCAGATGCGGCGGGCTTTGCAGATCAGCAACGGCGACCTCGTCGGACTCGTCAACTCGCCGATGGCGGTGACGGTCTACGTGATCGTGGCCCTGATCCTGGCCTGGCCGGTGTTGCGGCGCCTGCTGCCCCGTGCGCAGGACCGGGAGAAGGCCCCGACCGCCTGA